In the Malus domestica chromosome 16, GDT2T_hap1 genome, one interval contains:
- the LOC114822873 gene encoding protein BUD31 homolog 1 produces MPKVKTNRVKYPQGWELIEPTLRELQAKMREAENDTHDGKRKCETLWPIFKIAHQKSRYIFDLYHRRKEISKELYDFCLDQGYADRNLIAKWKKPGYERLCCLRCMQPRDHNFATTCVCRVPKHLREEKVIECVHCGCRGCASGD; encoded by the exons ATGCCCAAGGTGAAGACTAACCGAGTGAAATACCCACAAGGTTGGGAACTGATTGAGCCTACTCTTCGCGAGCTACAAGCTAAGATGAGAGAag CTGAGAATGATACTCATGATGGTAAGAGAAAATGTGAGACCTTATGGCCTATTTTCAAAATTGCACATCAAAAGAGCCGCTATATTTTTGACCTTTACCATCGAAGAAAGGAAATTTCCAAGGAATTATATGACTTCTGCCTGGACCAAGGCTATGCTGACCGCAATCTAATTGCAAAGTGGAAAAAG CCTGGATACGAACGCCTCTGTTGTTTAAGATGCATGCAACCTCGGGATCATAACTTTGCCACCACATGTGTTTGCCGAGTGCCCAAGCATCTGAGGGAGGAGAAGGTTATAGAGTGTGTGCATTGTGGCTGTAGGGGCTGTGCCAGTGGAGATTGA